From the genome of Treponema peruense:
ATATGGTTTATAAAACAATGGTTGTACTTGTTATAATGGCAATTTATCCGACAGTAACTCTTAAAATACTAAATTTGTCTACACAACTGGGAGTAGAAGCTTCCGGTGGATATGAAGCTGTTATGACATCTTTTAGCAAGATGGCCGAAAATACAAAAGAAATTTGGGAATCTGGTTCCAAAGAATTTGTTGAAATATTAAAAACTGGTGCAAAAGATGAAAATGGGAAAACAATAATTTCTGAAGATTTATTAAAAACTTTTGAAGATATTGGAATGACTACAGATGAAGCAAAACAATGGGCTACAAAACACAATCTTGAATTTGGAGATTCTGGAGCAAGTGGCATTTGGTTTTGGAAAAATGACCAGGCAAAAAGAGAAAGTAATGCAAAAAAAGCTCTGAATGATAAACAGAAAAAGAAAAAGATGAAACAGAGTCTTGCAATAATTAGGGCGATGTCTCAATTATTGACTGGTACGCCTGATACCTACCTTGTAGATGAAGGAGGAGAAGAGTATATTTCAGCTATTGACTTAATGAACATGGGAAATGAACAGCTGAATAAGATTTTCTATAATCCTTTCATTGAAGGAACAAAAAGACTTTCGACAAGCGCAATGATAAAAACTGCAATTGTAATTGCAACAATAGCTTCTGAAGGTTCACTTGCATCAATCAATGATAATTTTGATGAGGAAAATAATCCATCAATGAAAGATGTTTCTGAAAGTGATACAACAACATTTATTGGCTGGCTAGCAGGTTTATTCAAATCTTTCGTTTACAAGATGTCGATGGTTCTTGCAATGATTTTCATAATGCTAGAATATGTAATTTGTGTTATTGAATACTTAATTGTAGCTGCGGTTTCCTGTATTTTAATTCCTTTGTTCTTTATTGATGCAACAAAACAGTTTGCAACAAATATATTAAAAATGTTTTTGGCATATTTTACAAAAATACTTGTGACTACAATGATGTGCTTCTTCACGGTTTCTATGTATATTGAACTAGGTGCAGAATTCTGTAAAAAAACTGACTTATCATCAATTTCTACAGTAATTGTTTATGTTTTTACAATCGCATTGGGTATATTTTTATGTAAAAATTCTGGACGAATTGCAAGTGCTGTAATTTCAGGAAACCCTTCTCTTGGAATGGGCGACCTTGCACGAGAAATAAGAGGAGGACTACACTCTATGCACCATGCAGGACAAATGTTAGATAGAGGTTTTGACAAAGCAGCAAAAACAGCTCAAACTATTGGAAAAAGAGGTGCAGAAATTAATGCAAACCGTGAGGCAGCTGATTTCAGTGCAGGTAAAGCTGCAAGAGCTGCCCGTAATGATATTATACAGAAGGGTAAGAGTGGTGAGTTTGCCTCTGTAAATCCGACTGACCTTAACAGTAACGATCTTGCTGTAAGACAGGCAGCAAGAGACGGTCTTGCAAAACAGGCTAATGAAGCTGGAAAAAGAGCTTATGGTAGTGCTATGAAGGCAAGCATGGGTGAATTTGCCAAGGACAAGATGTTCGGAGCTTTGACTGGCGGTATGGTTCGTAATGGCGGACAAGGTAATTCTTCTTTCGGAAGACTTATTATCGGTCAGGAATTTCAAGATAAAGATGGTAAATGGAAAAAAGCTTCTTTTCAGGATGTTCAGGAAAGAAATGAAGAGCTTAGAAAACTTGCAGGTAACAAAACTGTAAGCCAATATCTAAAAGAAAAGGAAGAAGAAGGTAAACGTAATATTCGTGAAAAAGACAAAGACTGGCCAGAAGTAGGTTTGTAAATAATAAAGGGCTGCATTTGAAGTGCAGCCCTTTTTAGTTATCTTGAATAACCGTAGTCTGGTTCCTTTGATTTTGGTCGTTTCATTAAGATTTTACCATCACCATTTTCGTTTGATAAAGTACCTGTAACTTCCCAACCTTCTTTACCGAGATTATTTAATTGATTGTCAAAAGACCAATCTCCATTTTTTCCAAGCTCTTGAATGTGACGGGATGAAACAGTTTTATATTCCCACTGAGTCAATTCTTCGCTCATCTTTTTTCCTCCGGTTTTTAGTTTTTGCTCCAGTTCTGCGTTTTTGGCTCGTTCGGCATTAAGGGCTTGTTGAAGCTCGCTGTTTTTCCTGATAATTTCAGATTGCCCAAGTTCCTGAAGGGATTTTTGCTTTAGCTCTTCAAGTTCTTTTTTCAAGGCCTTGTTCTCGTTATCAAGCAGCTTGATTTCTGCAGAATGATTGTTCAAATCCAATGTTTTTTGCATCTGTATCTTTTCCCAGATATTGTGCATTACGCCAAAAAAATCATAGCCTGCTTTTTCGGCAAGCTTTTCAATCTTTTTGTCATATAAAAACATCATGGCAAAGTCTGCATCTGAGTCAGTGTTAAGCTCATAATCTGTCCGACACTTTTCAAGCCAGCGTTTTAACACTGAAATAAAAGCATCGTCATCTCTTGAAGCCTTGCTCTGAATCAGACTGAACAATTCTTGGTCTGCATAGCCTTTAAGCCTTTTTGCCATAGTATTTTAGTTTATCCTTCTTAATATAAATTTATAGCAGCAAATTCCTGTTGTCAAGTGCTTGACGGGGTATTATAGTAAATAAAATATATTTTTTTTGTTTATTATATTTGACATTTTAAGCATTTTTGTTTTATTATATAGACATTATGAGTAAGAGAGTAACGGTTATTATGCCACAGGTACAAAAAATTCTTTCTCAAATGGGCGATCAGATAAAACTTGCAAGGCTCAGACGAAAACTGTCTGCAGAAGTTGTATCAGAAAGAGCCGGAATAAGCCGTGCAACTTTATGGCAGATAGAAAACGGTTCTTCATCTGTTTCCATCGGAAGTTACGCATCTGTATTGACAGCCCTGGCCCTGCAGAATGACCTGCTACTCATTGCAAAAGATGATGTTCTTGGAAGAACATATCAGGATTTAAATCTGAAAGTAAGAAAAAGAACTTCAAAAACTTTTGTAAAAAAAACTTCTGAAGAAAACAAGTCCTTTAATATTATGGAGTATCTTCAGGAATATAAAAATGATGAAGAGTAAGAATGTTTGAAACCGAAAGAAAGATAATCGTGGAAGCTGCATGGATAAAAGATTCTCCTGTAATCGGAACTCTGTTCTGCAATATTGCAAGGGGGAATCAGATTTATTCCTTTGAATTTTCAGAACAGTGGCTTGAAAAATATTCTGAAATTGTTCTTGACCCTGATTTATTGCCTTACAGAGGAAGGCAATATTTGTCAAACTCCAAACCTATATTCGGTATTTTTGCAGACTGTTCTCCTGACCGCTGGGGAAGAAAACTCATGCAGAGAAGGGAAGCAATCTATGCAAGAGAGCAAAACAGAAGCATAAAGACTTTATATGAAATAGACTTTCTACTTGGCGTTCATGATGAGTCAAGAAATGGGGCAATAAGATTTAAGGATGACATTACAAAAAAATATTATTCTGATGAATCTTATCTTTCAACACCACCTTTTACTTCCCTTAGAGAACTACAGCAGCTTTCCCTTGATTTTGAAAATAACAAAGACCCTTATTCAAGAAAATGGATAGAACAGCTTGTATCTCCAGGCTCTTCGCTTGGAGGGGCAAGACCAAAAGCTACAGTAAAAGATACTGATGGTTCTTTATGGCTTGCAAAATTCAGTGCAAAAAATGATGAAATTCATGAATGTGCATGGGAAAAAGTTATTAATGACTTAGCGGTTTTAAGTGGCCTGAATGTTACTGAAACTAAGTTTATGAAATTTGACGATAAGAAAGGATGTTTTCTTTCAAGACGTTTTGACAGGGAAAAAGAAAAACGTATTCATTATTCTTCCGCAATGACACAACTTGGAAAAGTTGATGGCGAAACTGCAAGTTATCTTGATATTGCTCAGTTCATAAAGCAGAACAGTATGTTCCCTGATCGAGATTTAAAAGAATTATGGTCCAGGATAGCATTTAACATTGCTGTTTCCAATACAGATGACCATTTAAGAAATCACGGATTTTTATTGAAAAATAACAGGTGGGAACTGTCTCCGGTTTTTGATATTACACCGAACCAATATAGAAATGAAATGTCTCTCAATATTACAGAAGATGATAATTCAAAATCATTGGATTTGTTAATGAAAACAGCAAAATACTATAATTTAAGTCTTGAAGAATCGAAAAAAATTGCAATAAATATTTTTAAGACAGTTCAGAATAACTGGACTTCATTAGCCAGAAAATATGAAATCCCTGCGAGTGAAATAGAACTTATGAATGTCTGCTTTAACGACAGAAAAATCATTCCTCAAAAAACAAAAACTGCTGAAATTAAGGGAAAAAACATTTTTCCTTCGTTAGAACAGAAACATCCTGGTAGAGCTGATTAAAATTTTTAATCAGAAATAGAAACTCCTGTTTTTGTCCTATTCTTTTTATAAGTTAGATTTACATCACCCATAACTTTTTGAACCATTTCAATTTCATCTTTTGGTTTTAAGATTTTTAAATAATTGTCTAAAACTCTCTTATGCCTATTATCTTTTGAAGTCATTTGTGTAAGTGCATAAGATATTTTATCCAGTTCTTTTTCATGTTCTTCATCAGATGAAATCAGTCTTAAAAACTCTTTTACTATTTCATTCTTTCTGTATACAATGTTTCTTGACTGCTCAATTCTTGAGGAAAGGGTAGAAGCAAGTATTCTTCTTCTCTCGTCAGAAATCTTTTTATTTTCTGAAAGAAGTTTAGTGAAATATTCAGGAATATCATTAAGAGAATCAAAGTCAAGATTCTGTAATGCTATGATTGTTGAAAAGCGTTCCAGCTGTTTATATTGTCTTGTAAAAAATGGCTTTGCTTCTATATTTTTAGAATCCGTGAACTGCGGATATTTTAATTCTTCTGTTGAAACTTTATTGAACATAGAAGTTCCCGTGTCAAATATCGGGGAAAGCCCCAGCCATTCAAGAGTATTTGAATTGCGAAGAAAGCAGAAGTTACTGTAGTGCCTGTCTGTGTTTGCCATGATAAAATCAAGAAGAATCATTTTAGCGATGTCATTCTTTAATTTTTCTTCACTGCCTATTTTTAATGTCCTGCAGCAGCTTAATAAATGCTCAAAATCTGTCTGTTTTTTTTCCTGTTTTTGTGTATTGATGACATTCCATGCGCTTACAAGCTCAGTATTCTCATCAGTCAGATTACCGCATGAGCAGAAATAATCATTTCCGATTTTCACGATGTCGTAATCAATGTGAGGTATTTTTAATTTCCGGCATATTTCTGAAGCAAGGACTTCATTGAACGGTTCCTGTTCATAAGGGCCGCTGCCTCCTTTTATCAAAAGTCTTTTACCGTTTTCAATAATCCATTTTTTTAATAGCCAGCCGTCAGATGTGTTGTCAGGTGAGATAAAATTGATTTTCACATTCTTATTTTTACCGAAAAAAAGATTTCCAACATCTGGAGAAAAATCATTTGTATAAAAATTTACGTCTTTCCATTTCAAATGGCTGTTTTCAGGCTTTATCCAATACTGGTCTGAGAGGCTTAATCCCATAGATTTAATTATGAGTGAATTTAATGAAAGCCCTGCTATCTCAGAAAGAAACTTATCAAGGTTTTGCCTGGAAGAGGGTATGCAGCGGCCTTTCCACCATTCCCTGAATGCCGAAACTTTATTAACAGTTTTCTGTGATTTAAGAAATAATGGAACATGCTCATCATTATAAATTTCATTTATTGCATAAACTTCATCATTCAGAATTTCAAGATTGAGGACATTTATATCTTTGTGACAGAGAATGTAATTCATTTAATTCACTCCTATTTTATGAGTCAAAATGTAGTCATCAAGATATGAAACTGGATCAAACATATTTTTGCTTATTGAGTCAATTTCATTAGAAACAGATGTTTCCGAAAACAAAGGCAAAGACATTTTAAAAGGCAAGCCCTGTTCAATAACAACACGATTAAGAAAAAGCCTGACTGCTGAAGATAAATCCAGCCCCAGGTTGTTGAGAATTTCAGTTGCCTCTGTCTTCAATTTTTCGTCAATTCTAACCTGTACCTGATTTTTACTCATAACTCATCCTTGTAACTCGTTTGAATTACATTATAAATTTGAAATGCCATAAAATCAAGGTTAGTAAAGCTAAAATTTAAATTCTCTTGTTTATAATTTTTCTTGACAATATAAATAGATTATATTACACTTAAACCGACACGAAACCCCTCCTCGTGTATTTTTTTAGATTTTACTCATTGATATGAGTCTTATTATTTTTCTTGACCACACACCTTGAAAAATAAAAAAAAAGATTCAACGGACTTACTGTGTCCTGGTATTGGGTATTTGGAGAAATACATGGGATTACTTACTTTTTTTTCTGATGGAGATGCCTCACCAACTCCGTTCAATCAATTTAATAAGAAAAAGAAACAAGCCAAAAAAGTAAACGATGACGGAAGCTACAATATTGATATGGTAGCTGCTGCTGATACGATACAAGGGCTTTCTCAGAAGAATGCCCGAATGTGGCAGATTATAGCTTTGGTTTCTTTATCTTCTTTTATCATCTCTTTGTTCATCTGCTTTTATGCCGTCCGGCTTCCGAAAACTATCCCTGTTATCGTTACCGTTGATACAGACGGAAACGCAACTTATGTCGGAAAAGTAGACAAGTCTTCCTGGGGAAAGACAAGCATTCCTGAAATCCACAAAACATCACAGATTAAAAAACTTGTATCAAATATGTTTACCTGGGTAATCGACTACAATGCACAAAACCAGTATTTGCAGGAAGCTCAGAATATCTGCCAGGGCGCTGCCTTAAATCAGCTTGATACATTTATCCGTGCAAACAATCCTTTTGACTGGCTTGGTGTTAAGACTCAGACAGTAAGCTGTGAAGAGCCACTTAAACAGACAAACACTACTTATGTAATTTACTTTAACGTAAACACATACCAGAACGGTCATCTTACTCAGACAAGAAGGTTCTCGCTTCTTGCTACTATCGGATATTTTGAAGTTACAGAAAAAACTAAGGATTTGAATCCTTTGGGAGTATACATCACTTCTTTTGACCTTAAAGAAGTAATAAAAAATTAAAAAGAGGAGTATAAACGATGAAAAAAATAATTGTCGGAATTTTATTCATATCAGTTCTTTTTACAGCCTGTCAAAGTGTTGATTTTGAAAAAACAATGAGTACTGATATTGGAAAAGAAGGTTCAGAATTCAAAAATCGTGAAGCTGAAGAAAAAAACAATTATGACAAGGTTCAGGAATATCTTATCCAGGAAAGATTGAAGGAAATTGATATTCCAAAAACTGTTGTATATATTGAAAAACCTGTTTACTATCCGGCTACTGTTGCGTCAGACAGACCGACAAAAACTGGAAAAGAGGCCGCAAAAGAAAGCACAGCTCAATCCATTCAAGTGCCTAGTCAGTGGACTGGCGGTACTATGTATTATGACTTTGACAGTGATTTTACTTATGAAATTTACTGCCAGCCATACCGTGTCACAGACCTTCTGCTAGAGCCAGGTGAACAGGTTATTGAAATGCCGTTTTTGTCTGAGGAAAAAGTATGGGAAATCGGAGCAGGTGTGAGCCGTCAGAACGGTGTTGATACCCAGCACTTTTTCTTAAAGCCAGCTTATTCAGGTCTTACAACTTCTTTCATCATCATTACAGATAAAAGAGTCTATCACATGCTTTTGAAATCTTATAAAGACGTTTATATGACTCAGGTAAAATGGAAATATCCAAACACTATGCCATTTACAATCAAGACAGACGCTATGGAAAAAGTAAACAAAATGTCTAAGGAAACTACTGCCGTAGATCCGGCTTTCCTTTCTTTTGATTACAAGATGAGCTACTCTGTTTTCAAGAAACCTTACTGGCTTCCAACCCGTGTTTATGATGACGGAAAGCACACTTACATTGTAATGAATGAAACTGTCCTTCACATGACATCCCCTGTCGTATTCAACAACAAGAATGAGAGAATCAACTATTCAGTAAACAAAAACCTTATCGTCTTGAATGAGCTTATTGAAAAAGTAACATTAAGGGTAGGTAAGGAAAAAGTTACCATTAAAAAGAAAAATTACAAGGAACCTAAGCCTATAAAAGTTGAAGAAGTAGAAGATAAAATTAAGCTTGATGAAGACCCGGTTCTTCCTCCGGCAAATCCTAAAAAAGGATTCAGCTCAAGTTTGAACTCAAAGGTCTCAAAAGAAACAACGCTTCACTCATCTGACATCATTGTAGAATACAAAGAAAACAAAGATTCAGAATCTAAAGAAAATAGTGCAGGAGGAGAATAATGGGATTTTTTGACCGACACTACGAAAGCTATGACGAATGGTGCGAAACTCCGAGAGGAAAAGCTTTTAATGAAAAAATGAGACTTGCAGCTGAAGAAAATGCAAGGAAAAAAGAGGAATGGGAGCGTAACACTCTGCCAGAAAAAAAAGAGCAGGTAAAACTTTTTAAGATTATCATCGTGCCTCTTTTTCTAAGCTTTGCAGTCTCAGACTGGTGGGGCATGAAGCACTTTAAGTTTCCTTATGTTTTTGGTATTCAGCTTTTGATTGCCTTAATTGGCTTTATTTTGTTCAAGAAAAATCCCTTTAAAGTAAAATATCCGAACTGCTTTTTCATGGCTCCTGTGGCTCTTTTTATGTCTTTCATGTTTTCTTTCTATCTTTGTATTTCTGAATTCGGCTTAAAACAGGCGGTCTTGATTAAGCCGCCTGTGGAAGTTATAGAAACATCTGGAGATGCTTCTGAAAAATTTTCGGAAACTCCAGACCTTGCTTACTTGGAGAGCAGTGAAATAGACATTTCTGAACTCGATTTTTATAGCCGTGAATATTCACAATGGCTTATAGAAAATAACCACGAAACATCTGAAGAACTTGTTTCAGATTACAAAAAATTAAAGGATGAAAATGGACGATAAATTTAATAACGATGAAGATTTTCCTTCTGAATTTGAGCCTGAAAAAGATTCTTCTGCTTCTGAATACAATCCGTACAGCGGATTTTTAGACGATGATTCTGCAGGTTCTCAAGCTGAAGTAGAAGAAGAAACTTCAGAAAACACTGAAATTAAAAAAAAAGAAGTTCCCCATGAAGAAAAAGTAACTACTGAAGAAGACATTGAGCTTCCAGACTTTATGAATGAAGCTGCAAATGCAAATGAGACTCATAAAGAAGAAAAATACGCTGGGGAAAAGTTTTCTTCTGAAGAACAGAAAGACGACTTTGACCCGAAAGATTTCTCTGAAAACAAGGAAGAGGAATCTGCTTCTGAAAATAAAGAAAATTCTTCTGAAACTGCTTCCAGTGCATCGACTTCAAAAGAAGAAAATACTGAAATTGAAACTGGCGGAAAAACTGAAGACAAGGCAAAAGACTTAAAATTTGAGTCAAAGATTTCTGCAGGTGAAGCAGACCATGCTCCAAAGTCTAAACCTAAAGTTCTCAACAAAAAGTTTTTACTTTCTTCTATAATTATAACTCTGGGTCTCACTCTTGTTGTTACTTTTCTGATGCCTTCTAAAAAAAAGAATTCTAAGAAAAACGAGAAGCCTGTTGCTGAGCGTCATACTTCTACAGATTACGCATCTTTAGCATCAAGACCTCCTGAAGAGTCCCAGGAACATTATCAGGATGTAAGTGCTGCTCCAGAAGCTAAAAATAAAAAGAACGATGAAATCCCTCCTTTAATTCCTCCAAAAGATGAAAAGCTTCCTTACAATGCTAATACTGTGAATTACAATACGGGAAAAGGAGGTGGCGCTGGAGGTTCTACACTTGAAATTCCTGACACAAGAAATGACAGCCTTCAGGGAAAAAGTATTTCTGGAATTAAAGGTCTTACTTCAACCCAGCAAAGTTATTCAACAGATTACCAGCAGACAATCGCAAAAAATACTACTTCTTCTGGAAACTCTGGTGGCTACAGCCTTCCTTCAAAAGAAGAGTATATGAACAACGTTCTCGGAGCTTACAGCCAGGCATACGGAAACGCAACAAGTCAGAACAATGCCTACAGAGTTCAGAACGACCAGGACGGAAAGAACAGCTTCTTCAATAACGGACGGCAGGGAAGCAATGTAGGACAGGGTGAATGGCTCAACCTCAATACACTTTGGCAGGGAACAATCTTTGAAGCAGTTCTCACTTCAGAGCTTAACACGGATTTGCCTGGCGAAATTACGGCCCGTATTGCAAAGAACATTTATTCATCCCAGGACGGACGCTATCTTCTTATTCCTCAGAACTCTGTGGTTTACGGAACCTATAATTCAAGCATCTCTTATTCACAGAACCGTGTGCAGGTTGCCTGGCATACTCTGATCCGTCCAGACGGTTATCAGATTCAGCTTGGAAATATGAATGCAACAGATGCAAAAGGCGCTTCAGGTCTTAAAGGCTGGGTAAACGACCATCCGTTTGCTTATCTTAAAGCTATCGGTTTAATGAGCGTTTTCTCTATCGTAAATACAGAGTTTTCTAAGCAGCTGAATGGAACGCAAAATGAGTATGTACAGAACCTTCTTGCAAACTCTCAGAACGTAACTATGGAACTTGGCGACAAGCTGATTGACCGTGCTATGAATGTGCAGCCGACAATCAAGATTAAGTCTGGAACGAAAATCAACATAGTTGTAAACCAGAACTTAAACCTTCCGCCATGTGAAGATATTCCGGTAACTCAAGCATACCATAAACAAAGATAATGCAGGACTGGAATTATAACAAAGAATGGAAGCTTGATGATTGTACTCAGGCTTTTATAAATGCAAGACGTAATAACAGGAGGAAAAAGTTTATGAAGTTTTGTGAAAAATTAAAGAAAAGTTTTAAGAAAGAAAGTTATACAGATGAATCTGTATATAAGTTCAATTTAAGCATTCTTATAGCAAGCGTAGTGTTGTGCTGCTTTGGATGCGTTCTCTTTTTTTTACATTGATAGTGTAAAAAAAAACTATAAGTAGGCAGGTAGTAATATGAAAAATTATTTCAAATGTTTTTTTGCAGGTTTTACTGCATTAATTATTCTCACTTCTTGTTCGTTTTTTTCAGAGAGTATTGAACCAACTTCTGAAAATTATGATTCCAAAATTTCAGCCGTTAGGTTCAGCTCTACGGTTCTTAGCGTGACTGTAAAGGAAAGCGAGTATTTAAAGGTAAATCTTACTCCTTCAGCTGACCAGGGAAAATGTAATGTCCGCTGGGAATTTGACAGTGAATATATTAGTGCCAAAACAGATAATTTTGGCGCAATTATAACTGGGAAAAAATCCGGTACGACTTACATAAAAGCATCCTGTAACGGAATCGTTGCTACCTGTCTTATTTCTGTAATTTCAAACGGTTCAGAAGATACAGATAACCCTTACATTTATTCAAACTATTCTGTAGTACAGCTTCAGCCAGGCAATACTACAACCGTAATCACTTCTTTATATGGCGGAAGCATTTCTGATATGGAAGATTTTACATGGGAAATAAAAGACCCTTCTATTGCTTCCATTGCTTCTTCAAGAAACAACTGTGTTATTACTGCCATAAAGCCTGGCTCAACTCAGCTTGTCTGTCATCACCCGAACGCTGAGTATGATTACACTTTTGTAATTTATGTCTATACAGATAAACTTACAGAAACTTATATCACAACCGACTATAACGTTTTGACTGTAAATAAAAACGACACTACATCAAAAATGCTTACTGTAGACCTTGTAAATCCAATTAACGCTGCCTACAAAAACGGATTTACATGGAATTATGCCGATGAGCAGTCTAAAAGCATTATTTCAATGAGTGCCAACTTAAACAATGCAGAAATTGTTCCGATTAAAAACGGAATTGCAAATATTGTCGTAAGCCATGAAAATTCACAGTATGACCTTAATATAATTGTCCGTGTTTCAACTATTGTAAAAAACACTTATATTGAAGTCTCTTCTTCTACTGTAGTAGTGCAGGGAAGCGATGCTCCTTATTCTGTTTTTGCAAGCATTGCAAATTATGACGGTTATGCAGACCCGGAAGGTTTTGTCTGGGAAGTTCCTGAAAGCGCTCTTTCTCTTGCAGAATGTTCACACACAGGTAATACACTTCAAATCAAAGGAAAGAAAAACGGAATATTCAAGGTAAAGGTAAGCCATGAGCTTTCAGAATACTCAAGAAATATCCTTGTAATTTTACAGAACCAGATAGGCTCTGCAATTGATTCTTCAATGTACATTACTACCGACCAGAACTTTATTCAGACTCAGGTAGGCAGAAGTCCTACTACAGTAAATGTTCGTCTTATTGGCGGAATTGATGGTGAAGATAATATTGGAGATGATACTACAAACTTCAGCTGGTATATCAAAGGCGGAAGAAACAACGGTATCGTAGAAGTTCAGCAGGTTACAGGCATCGTAAAAGACGTAAAAGACTTGAACTCAAGAAGTGCCGTAACAAGCGGAGAGTCATGTCTGGCCCAGCTTGTAATAAATCCGCTTTCAAAAGGCGAGCTTACAATCGTAGTAACTCATCCTAGATGTCTTTATGACACTGAAATCCAGGTAAAGGTTTATTCTGAATCGGCTTTGGTAAATCCTAAAACCATTACTACAGATGAAAGCTTGATCCGCCTTTTAAATGGCGCGTCAAAAGAAGTTACTGCAACTTTGAGAAA
Proteins encoded in this window:
- a CDS encoding type IV secretion system protein; protein product: MLTSILISVGISLVISLIGAAAKTAAVGSAAGIINNLFSIANLNSWGGFDAPSNAMLLQAIAMLVNFMFYAQKLVMAGAFFMIIFNAFKLWGGTMELKKAFVDMVYKTMVVLVIMAIYPTVTLKILNLSTQLGVEASGGYEAVMTSFSKMAENTKEIWESGSKEFVEILKTGAKDENGKTIISEDLLKTFEDIGMTTDEAKQWATKHNLEFGDSGASGIWFWKNDQAKRESNAKKALNDKQKKKKMKQSLAIIRAMSQLLTGTPDTYLVDEGGEEYISAIDLMNMGNEQLNKIFYNPFIEGTKRLSTSAMIKTAIVIATIASEGSLASINDNFDEENNPSMKDVSESDTTTFIGWLAGLFKSFVYKMSMVLAMIFIMLEYVICVIEYLIVAAVSCILIPLFFIDATKQFATNILKMFLAYFTKILVTTMMCFFTVSMYIELGAEFCKKTDLSSISTVIVYVFTIALGIFLCKNSGRIASAVISGNPSLGMGDLAREIRGGLHSMHHAGQMLDRGFDKAAKTAQTIGKRGAEINANREAADFSAGKAARAARNDIIQKGKSGEFASVNPTDLNSNDLAVRQAARDGLAKQANEAGKRAYGSAMKASMGEFAKDKMFGALTGGMVRNGGQGNSSFGRLIIGQEFQDKDGKWKKASFQDVQERNEELRKLAGNKTVSQYLKEKEEEGKRNIREKDKDWPEVGL
- a CDS encoding helix-turn-helix domain-containing protein — protein: MSKRVTVIMPQVQKILSQMGDQIKLARLRRKLSAEVVSERAGISRATLWQIENGSSSVSIGSYASVLTALALQNDLLLIAKDDVLGRTYQDLNLKVRKRTSKTFVKKTSEENKSFNIMEYLQEYKNDEE
- a CDS encoding type II toxin-antitoxin system HipA family toxin, which translates into the protein MFETERKIIVEAAWIKDSPVIGTLFCNIARGNQIYSFEFSEQWLEKYSEIVLDPDLLPYRGRQYLSNSKPIFGIFADCSPDRWGRKLMQRREAIYAREQNRSIKTLYEIDFLLGVHDESRNGAIRFKDDITKKYYSDESYLSTPPFTSLRELQQLSLDFENNKDPYSRKWIEQLVSPGSSLGGARPKATVKDTDGSLWLAKFSAKNDEIHECAWEKVINDLAVLSGLNVTETKFMKFDDKKGCFLSRRFDREKEKRIHYSSAMTQLGKVDGETASYLDIAQFIKQNSMFPDRDLKELWSRIAFNIAVSNTDDHLRNHGFLLKNNRWELSPVFDITPNQYRNEMSLNITEDDNSKSLDLLMKTAKYYNLSLEESKKIAINIFKTVQNNWTSLARKYEIPASEIELMNVCFNDRKIIPQKTKTAEIKGKNIFPSLEQKHPGRAD
- a CDS encoding HipA domain-containing protein, coding for MNYILCHKDINVLNLEILNDEVYAINEIYNDEHVPLFLKSQKTVNKVSAFREWWKGRCIPSSRQNLDKFLSEIAGLSLNSLIIKSMGLSLSDQYWIKPENSHLKWKDVNFYTNDFSPDVGNLFFGKNKNVKINFISPDNTSDGWLLKKWIIENGKRLLIKGGSGPYEQEPFNEVLASEICRKLKIPHIDYDIVKIGNDYFCSCGNLTDENTELVSAWNVINTQKQEKKQTDFEHLLSCCRTLKIGSEEKLKNDIAKMILLDFIMANTDRHYSNFCFLRNSNTLEWLGLSPIFDTGTSMFNKVSTEELKYPQFTDSKNIEAKPFFTRQYKQLERFSTIIALQNLDFDSLNDIPEYFTKLLSENKKISDERRRILASTLSSRIEQSRNIVYRKNEIVKEFLRLISSDEEHEKELDKISYALTQMTSKDNRHKRVLDNYLKILKPKDEIEMVQKVMGDVNLTYKKNRTKTGVSISD
- a CDS encoding type II toxin-antitoxin system RelB/DinJ family antitoxin, whose protein sequence is MSKNQVQVRIDEKLKTEATEILNNLGLDLSSAVRLFLNRVVIEQGLPFKMSLPLFSETSVSNEIDSISKNMFDPVSYLDDYILTHKIGVN
- a CDS encoding VirB8/TrbF family protein; the protein is MGLLTFFSDGDASPTPFNQFNKKKKQAKKVNDDGSYNIDMVAAADTIQGLSQKNARMWQIIALVSLSSFIISLFICFYAVRLPKTIPVIVTVDTDGNATYVGKVDKSSWGKTSIPEIHKTSQIKKLVSNMFTWVIDYNAQNQYLQEAQNICQGAALNQLDTFIRANNPFDWLGVKTQTVSCEEPLKQTNTTYVIYFNVNTYQNGHLTQTRRFSLLATIGYFEVTEKTKDLNPLGVYITSFDLKEVIKN
- a CDS encoding TrbG/VirB9 family P-type conjugative transfer protein, whose product is MKKIIVGILFISVLFTACQSVDFEKTMSTDIGKEGSEFKNREAEEKNNYDKVQEYLIQERLKEIDIPKTVVYIEKPVYYPATVASDRPTKTGKEAAKESTAQSIQVPSQWTGGTMYYDFDSDFTYEIYCQPYRVTDLLLEPGEQVIEMPFLSEEKVWEIGAGVSRQNGVDTQHFFLKPAYSGLTTSFIIITDKRVYHMLLKSYKDVYMTQVKWKYPNTMPFTIKTDAMEKVNKMSKETTAVDPAFLSFDYKMSYSVFKKPYWLPTRVYDDGKHTYIVMNETVLHMTSPVVFNNKNERINYSVNKNLIVLNELIEKVTLRVGKEKVTIKKKNYKEPKPIKVEEVEDKIKLDEDPVLPPANPKKGFSSSLNSKVSKETTLHSSDIIVEYKENKDSESKENSAGGE